The Epinephelus lanceolatus isolate andai-2023 chromosome 21, ASM4190304v1, whole genome shotgun sequence genome has a segment encoding these proteins:
- the LOC117246617 gene encoding gap junction delta-3 protein-like — MGEWGFLGGLFDSLQAHSPMLGRFWLLLMLVFRILILGTVASDLFEDEQEEFACNTLQPGCKQVCYDMAFPISQYRFWVFHIVLIATPSLVFLMYVMHHHNKRTSKSKSSQVSAQDYREDLRLRRLYIVNVAFRIVAEIGFLVGQWLLYGFKVEAQFICNRFPCPHTVDCFTSRPAEKTVFLCFYFIVGVISAISSIAELFYSSAKWFCSSQKPFIPERSCVCQNLHNSKKEEVEAEEKPQGKKVSESTMRLKGGSLRSSASRKGYSISHKHRGSKYVSSRTFMV; from the coding sequence ATGGGTGAATGGGGCTTCCTCGGCGGGCTCTTTGATAGCCTCCAGGCCCACTCGCCAATGCTTGGCCGTTTCTGGCTCTTACTCATGCTTGTCTTTAGGATACTGATCCTGGGAACTGTAGCCAGCGACCTGTTTGAGGATGAGCAAGAGGAGTTCGCCTGCAACACCCTCCAGCCGGGCTGCAAACAGGTGTGCTACGACATGGCCTTCCCTATCTCCCAGTACAGGTTCTGGGTGTTCCACATCGTCCTGATCGCCACACCTTCCCTGGTTTTCCTCATGTATGTCATGCATCACCACAACAAGAGGACCAGTAAATCCAAATCCAGCCAGGTTAGCGCCCAGGACTACAGAGAAGACCTCCGGTTAAGGAGGCTTTACATTGTCAACGTGGCTTTCCGCATCGTGGCGGAGATTGGCTTTCTAGTGGGCCAGTGGCTGCTGTATGGCTTCAAGGTGGAGGCCCAGTTCATCTGCAATCGCTTTCCTTGCCCCCACACAGTGGACTGCTTCACCTCGCGCCCTGCAGAAAAAACAGTCTTCCTCTGCTTCTACTTCATCGTAGGGGTGATATCAGCTATTTCCAGCATCGCAGAGCTTTTCTACAGCTCCGCAAAGTGGTTCTGCTCAAGCCAGAAGCCCTTCATCCCGGAACGCTCCTGCGTCTGTCAGAACCTCCACAACAGCAAGAAAGAGGAGGTGGAAGCAGAGGAGAAACCACAAGGAAAGAAGGTGTCAGAGAGCACCATGAGGCTGAAGGGAGGATCACTGAGGAGCAGCGCAAGCAGGAAGGGCTACAGCATCAGCCACAAACACAGGGGCAGCAAATATGTGAGCAGCAGGACATTTATGGTGTGA
- the top2a gene encoding DNA topoisomerase 2-alpha isoform X1, translating to MAEPLKSLFENKPVEKTKKDPKRLSVERIYQKKTQLEHILLRPDSYIGSVEPVTQQMWVYDEDEGLNCRDVTFVPGLYKIFDEILVNAADNKQRDKNMNCIKINIDVENNTISVWNNGKGIPVVEHKVEKVYVPALIFGQLLTSSNYNDDQKKVTGGRNGYGAKLCNIFSTKFTVETACKESKKTFKQTWYDNMGRAGDSNIKSFDGEEYTCITFKPDLVKFKMTILDKDTVALMTRRAYDIAGSTKGVRVYFNGKKLPITGFRSYVDMYVKDKVDELGGALTVVHEIVNERWEVCLTMSEKGFQQVSFVNSIATTKGGRHIDYVADQVVGKLIEVVKKKNKAGVAVKPFQVKNHLWVFVNCLVENPTFDSQTKENMTLQQKSFGSTCPLSDKFIKQATSCGIVESIMNWVKFKAQTQLNKKCSSVKHTKIKGVPKLDDANDAGGKNSIGCTLILTEGDSAKTLAVSGLGVVGRDRYGVFPLRGKMLNVREASLKQIMENAEINNIIKILGLQYKKNYSDPESLKTLRYGKIMIMTDQDQDGSHIKGLLINFIHHNWPSLLRHNFLEEFITPIIKASHKKTQLSFYSIPEFNEWKENQPNFKSWKIKYYKGLGTSTSQEAKEYFSDMQKHRIPFKYSGPEDDEAITLAFSKKKVEERKEWLTNFMNNRRQRKAHNLPEEYLYGQTTKSLSYNDFVNKELVLFSNSDNERSIPCLVDGMKPGQRKVLYCCFKRNDKREVKVAQLAGSVAEMSAYHHGEVSLMMTIVGLAQNFVGSNNLNLLQPLGQFGTRLHGGKDSASPRYIFTMLSSLARLVFPSVDDNLLKYNYDDNQRVEPEWYMPIIPIVLVNGSEGIGTGWASKLPNYDIREIVSNIHRMLNGDEPLPMLPNYKGFKGTIEQVMDNQYINSGEVAIIDSTTIEISELPVKTWTQAYKENVLEPMLNGTEKAPPLITDYKEYHTDTTVRFVIKMTAEKLSEAEAAGLHKVFKLQTALTCNSMVLFDHVGSLKKYESVQDILKDFFELRMKYYMLRKDWLVGMLGAESAKLTNQARFILEKIQGTLVIENKPKKELIRMLQQMGYDSDPVKAWKEAQEKNQEEEVVEEEEEEETEKDTSGPDYNYLLSMPMWYLTKEKKDELCKQRDAKMTELNTLKKKSPADLWKEDLAAFCEELENIEAKEKENASMPIVKKGAGRGKAVKVKQETLPTPQGRRVVPRVTSTMKAEANRKADLKKGEGKRGRKVKTEDVVMKMEFGEDAENTEPSEEMGLAARLGKKTKTQTKEKAAASKTSKQGTLQFQPVAKKTKKNPWSDEESGSLSNSEIEAEEVAAPRERVERKTKAAVKYNMSDSENEFDDWGKEGAPKRKAAISDDDDDSFVPEPMADSEVDSPAPPPKAPEPMKKTVKSKSTVKQAKTTSSSQSDDQVPAPKAPVQRKTKEAAPKKAAAAKKPAAPKKKATDAKQPSILDALSKSKPASNTAAKKVPSFDSSDSEGEVKAPVTKAKPIVKRKQIASDDSDSSSDNLMSRIKGKTTANKKIKKWDDDESFQVSDQEEAAPVSKAPRDKPSRARKPVTYNLDSDSDEDF from the exons ATGGCTGAACCACTGAAG TCCCTCTTTGAAAACAAGCCGGTGGAGAAGACGAAGAAAGATCCGAAGCGGCTGTCAGTGGAGAGGATCTATCAGAAGAAGACGCAGTTGGAGCACATTTTGCTCCGACCGGACTCCTACATAGGCTCTGTAGAGCCTGTCACCCAA CAAATGTGGGTGTATGATGAGGATGAAGGACTGAACTGCCGTGATGTGACATTTGTGCCTGGGCTTTACAAGATTTTTGATGAGATCCTTG TAAATGCAGCTGACAATAAGCAGAGGGATAAGAACATGAACTGTATCAAGATCAACATTGATGT tgAAAACAACACCATCAGTGTGTGGAATAATGGGAAGGGTATTCCTGTAGTGGAGCACAAGGTGGAGAAGGTCTATGTGCCTGCTCTCATCTTTGGACAGCTCCTTACCTCCAGTAACTACAATGATGACCAGAAGAAAGTCACTG GTGGACGCAATGGATATGGTGCTAAGCTTTGCAACATCTTTAGCACAAAGTTCACCGTAGAGACTGCCTGTAAAGAATCAAAGAAGACCTTCAAGCAG ACTTGGTATGACAACATGGGCAGGGCAGGTGATAGTAACATCAAATCCTTTGACGGAGAGGAATACACCTGCATCACCTTCAAGCCGGACCTCGTCAAGTTTAAAATGACCATCCTGGACAAAGATACGGTGGCTCTGATGACCAGGAGGGCATACGACATCGCTGGATCCACCAAAGGTGTCCGTGTGTACTTCAACGGCAAGAAGCTGCCA ATTACAGGTTTCCGTAGCTACGTGGACATGTATGTAAAGGACAAGGTGGACGAGCTTGGCGGTGCCCTCACTGTAGTCCACGAGATTGTCAACGAGCGCTGGGAGGTCTGCCTCACCATGAGTGAGAAAGGTTTCCAGCAAGTCAGCTTTGTCAACAGCATCGCCACGACCAAG GGAGGGAGGCACATCGACTACGTGGCCGACCAGGTGGTTGGCAAGCTCATTGAAGTggtaaagaagaagaataaagcTGGGGTGGCTGTCAAGCCTTTCCAG GTGAAGAACCACCTGTGGGTGTTTGTCAATTGCCTGGTTGAGAACCCCACCTTTGACTCTCAGACCAAAGAGAACATGACTCTGCAGCAGAAGAGCTTTGGATCAACTTGTCCTCTCAGTGACAAGTTCATTAAGCAG GCTACATCCTGTGGGATTGTGGAAAGTATCATGAACTGGGTGAAGTTCAAGGCTCAGACCCAGCTAAACAAGAAATGCTCAAgtgttaaacacacaaaaatcaaAGGAGTGCCCAAACTGGATGATGCCAACGATGCAG GTGGGAAGAACTCCATCGGCTGCACACTGATCCTCACTGAGGGAGACTCGGCCAAGACACTTGCTGTGTCTGGGCTGGGAGTGGTCGGCAGGGACCGCTATGGCGTCTTCCCTCTCAGGGGAAAAATGCTCAATGTTCGGGAGGCCTCACTCAAACAG ATCATGGAGAATGCTGAAATCAACAACATCATCAAGATCCTCGGCCTTCAGTACAAGAAGAACTACAGTGACCCAGAATCCCTCAAGACCCTGCGTTATGGCAAGATCATGATTATGACAGATCAG GATCAAGATGGCTCCCACATTAAGGGCCTTCTGATCAACTTCATCCACCATAACTGGCCATCACTGCTGCGACACAACTTCCTGGAAGAGTTCATCACCCCCATCATCAAG GCATCTCACAAGAAAACTCAGCTGTCTTTCTACAGTATCCCTGAATTCAACGAGTGGAAGGAAAACCAGCCCAATTTCAAATcttggaaaataaaatactacAAAG GTTTGGGAACCAGCACATCGCAAGAAGCAAAGGAGTACTTCTCTGATATGCAGAAACACCGTATCCCATTCAAGTACTCTGGACCTGAAGACGATGAAGCTATCACCCTT GCCTTTAGCAAGAAGAAAGTGGAAGAGCGTAAAGAGTGGCTGACCAACTTCATGAACAACAGACGCCAGCGCAAGGCTCACAACCTGCCTGAG GAGTACCTGTACGGTCAGACCACCAAATCTCTTTCGTACAATGACTTTGTCAACAAGGAGCTGGTCCTTTTCTCCAACTCTGACAATGAGAGGTCAATCCCCTGCCTGGTGGATG GTATGAAACCAGGCCAGAGGAAGGTGCTGTACTGTTGCTTCAAGAGGAATGACAAGCGGGAGGTGAAGGTGGCCCAGTTGGCCGGCTCGGTGGCTGAGATGTCAGCCTACCACCATGGAGAG GTCTCTCTGATGATGACCATTGTTGGTTTGGCCCAGAACTTTGTCGGAAGCAACAACTTGAACCTGCTGCAGCCTCTGGGTCAGTTTGGAACCAGGTTGCATGGTGGCAAGGACTCCGCCAGCCCTCGATACATCTTCACCATGCTCAG CTCCCTGGCCCGCCTCGTTTTCCCATCTGTGGACGACAACCTGCTCAAGTACAACTATGATGACAACCAGCGCGTAGAGCCGGAGTGGTACATGCCCATCATCCCCATTGTGCTGGTGAACGGCTCCGAAGGTATTGGCACAGGCTGGGCCAGCAAGCTCCCCAACTACGACATCCGAGAGATCGTCAGCAACATCCACCGCATGCTCAACGGTGATGAGCCTCTGCCCATG CTTCCAAACTACAAAGGCTTCAAAGGGACAATTGAGCAGGTGATGGACAACCAGTACATCAACAGTGGAGAGGTGGCCATCATTGATTCAACCACCATTGAGATCTCTGAATTGCCAGTCAAAACCTGGACGCAG GCCTACAAGGAGAACGTGCTGGAGCCAATGTTGAATGGCACAGAGAAGGCCCCTCCTCTGATCACAGACTACAAGGAATACCACACTGACACCACTGTGCGCTTTGTGATTAAGATGACCGCAGAGAAGCTGAGTGAAGCAGAGGCTGCTGGTCTCCACAAAGTCTTCAAACTACAGACCGCCCTCACCTGCAACTCTATG gTTCTGTTTGACCATGTGGGCAGCCTGAAGAAGTATGAGTCTGTGCAGGATATTCTCAAAGACTTCTTTGAGTTGAGGATGAAGTACTACATGCTGAGAAAGGACTGGTTGGTTGGCATGCTGGGGGCAGAGAGTGCTAAACTCACCAATCAGGCCCGCTTCatcctggagaaaatccagGGCACCTTGGTCATTG AGAACAAGCCAAAGAAGGAACTCATTCGCATGCTGCAGCAGATGGGCTACGACTCTGACCCAGTCAAGGCTTGGAAAGAGGCTCAAGAGAAG AACCAGGAAGAAGAggtggtggaggaagaggaagaggaggaaacgGAGAAGGACACCAGCGGGCCAGACTACAACTACCTGCTGAGCATGCCCATGTGGTACTTGACCAAAGAGAAGAAAGATGAGCTGTGCAAGCAGAGGGATGCTAAG ATGACAGAGCTGAACACGCTGAAGAAGAAGTCTCCAGCCGACCTGTGGAAGGAAGACCTCGCTGCTTTCTGCGAGGAACTGGAG AACATTGAGGCCAAAGAGAAGGAGAACGCCAGCATGCCCATCGTTAAAAAGGGGGCTGGAAGAGGCAAAGCAGTGAAGGTGAAGCAAGAGACTCTGCCCACACCACAGGGTCGCCGCGTCGTCCCGCGTGTCACCAGCACCATGAAAGCTGAAGCTAACAGGAAGGCTGATCTCAAGAAAGGAGAAGGCAAGAGGGGCAGGAAAGTCAAG ACTGAAGACGTCGTGATGAAGATGGAGTTTGGAGAAGATGCTGAGAACACAGAGCCAAGTGAAGAGATGGGCTTGGCTGCACGACTTGGCAAGAAAACTAAAACCCAGACAAAGGAAAAAG cagcagcatcgaAGACCAGCAAGCAGGGCACTCTTCAGTTTCAACCCGTTGCCAAGAAGACCAAGAAGAATCCGTGGTCAGATGAGGAGTCTGGCAGTCTGTCCAACAGTGAAATCGAGGCAGAGGAAGTGGCTGCCCCCAGAGAGCGAGTCGAACGCAAAACTAAAG ctgcggtgaagtacAACATGTCCGACAGTGAAAATGAATTTGATGACTGGGGAAAGGAGGGCGCTCCAAAGCGGAAAGCTGCCATCAGcgacgatgatgatgacagcTTTGTCCCCGAGCCCATGGCTGACAGCGAAGTTGACTCTCCAGCCCCTCCCCCCAAAGCTCCAGAACCCAT GAAGAAAACAGTAAAGAGCAAATCTACAGTGAAACAAGCTAAAACCACTTCAAGCT CTCAATCAGATGATCAGGTGCCTGCACCCAAGGCTCCAGTTCAACGTAAAACAAAGGAGGCAGCACCCAAgaaggctgctgctgctaagaAACCAGCTGCACCCAAGAAGAAGGCTACAG ACGCAAAGCAGCCATCCATCCTGGATGCTCTGTCCAAGTCCAAACCTGCGTCCAACACAGCTGCCAAGAAGGTCCCTTCATTTGACTCCAGTGACTCAGAGGGTGAAGTCAAAGCTCCAGTTACAAAGGCCAAGCCTATTGTGAAACGGAAACAGATCGCCAGCGACGACTCCGACAGCAGCTCAGACAACCTCATGTCACGCATCAAGGGCAAAACAACTGCCAACAAG AAAATCAAGAAGTGGGACGATGATGAAAGCTTCCAGGTTTCGGACCAGGAAGAAGCAGCTCCTGTATCCAAGGCACCGCGAGACAAGCCCTCACGTGCCCGCAAACCTGTAACCTACAACCTGGACTCAGATTCAGATGAAGACTTTTAA
- the top2a gene encoding DNA topoisomerase 2-alpha isoform X2, which yields MAEPLKSLFENKPVEKTKKDPKRLSVERIYQKKTQLEHILLRPDSYIGSVEPVTQQMWVYDEDEGLNCRDVTFVPGLYKIFDEILVNAADNKQRDKNMNCIKINIDVENNTISVWNNGKGIPVVEHKVEKVYVPALIFGQLLTSSNYNDDQKKVTGGRNGYGAKLCNIFSTKFTVETACKESKKTFKQTWYDNMGRAGDSNIKSFDGEEYTCITFKPDLVKFKMTILDKDTVALMTRRAYDIAGSTKGVRVYFNGKKLPITGFRSYVDMYVKDKVDELGGALTVVHEIVNERWEVCLTMSEKGFQQVSFVNSIATTKGGRHIDYVADQVVGKLIEVVKKKNKAGVAVKPFQVKNHLWVFVNCLVENPTFDSQTKENMTLQQKSFGSTCPLSDKFIKQATSCGIVESIMNWVKFKAQTQLNKKCSSVKHTKIKGVPKLDDANDAGGKNSIGCTLILTEGDSAKTLAVSGLGVVGRDRYGVFPLRGKMLNVREASLKQIMENAEINNIIKILGLQYKKNYSDPESLKTLRYGKIMIMTDQDQDGSHIKGLLINFIHHNWPSLLRHNFLEEFITPIIKASHKKTQLSFYSIPEFNEWKENQPNFKSWKIKYYKGLGTSTSQEAKEYFSDMQKHRIPFKYSGPEDDEAITLAFSKKKVEERKEWLTNFMNNRRQRKAHNLPEEYLYGQTTKSLSYNDFVNKELVLFSNSDNERSIPCLVDGMKPGQRKVLYCCFKRNDKREVKVAQLAGSVAEMSAYHHGEVSLMMTIVGLAQNFVGSNNLNLLQPLGQFGTRLHGGKDSASPRYIFTMLSSLARLVFPSVDDNLLKYNYDDNQRVEPEWYMPIIPIVLVNGSEGIGTGWASKLPNYDIREIVSNIHRMLNGDEPLPMLPNYKGFKGTIEQVMDNQYINSGEVAIIDSTTIEISELPVKTWTQAYKENVLEPMLNGTEKAPPLITDYKEYHTDTTVRFVIKMTAEKLSEAEAAGLHKVFKLQTALTCNSMVLFDHVGSLKKYESVQDILKDFFELRMKYYMLRKDWLVGMLGAESAKLTNQARFILEKIQGTLVIENKPKKELIRMLQQMGYDSDPVKAWKEAQEKNQEEEVVEEEEEEETEKDTSGPDYNYLLSMPMWYLTKEKKDELCKQRDAKMTELNTLKKKSPADLWKEDLAAFCEELENIEAKEKENASMPIVKKGAGRGKAVKVKQETLPTPQGRRVVPRVTSTMKAEANRKADLKKGEGKRGRKVKTEDVVMKMEFGEDAENTEPSEEMGLAARLGKKTKTQTKEKAASKTSKQGTLQFQPVAKKTKKNPWSDEESGSLSNSEIEAEEVAAPRERVERKTKAAVKYNMSDSENEFDDWGKEGAPKRKAAISDDDDDSFVPEPMADSEVDSPAPPPKAPEPMKKTVKSKSTVKQAKTTSSSQSDDQVPAPKAPVQRKTKEAAPKKAAAAKKPAAPKKKATDAKQPSILDALSKSKPASNTAAKKVPSFDSSDSEGEVKAPVTKAKPIVKRKQIASDDSDSSSDNLMSRIKGKTTANKKIKKWDDDESFQVSDQEEAAPVSKAPRDKPSRARKPVTYNLDSDSDEDF from the exons ATGGCTGAACCACTGAAG TCCCTCTTTGAAAACAAGCCGGTGGAGAAGACGAAGAAAGATCCGAAGCGGCTGTCAGTGGAGAGGATCTATCAGAAGAAGACGCAGTTGGAGCACATTTTGCTCCGACCGGACTCCTACATAGGCTCTGTAGAGCCTGTCACCCAA CAAATGTGGGTGTATGATGAGGATGAAGGACTGAACTGCCGTGATGTGACATTTGTGCCTGGGCTTTACAAGATTTTTGATGAGATCCTTG TAAATGCAGCTGACAATAAGCAGAGGGATAAGAACATGAACTGTATCAAGATCAACATTGATGT tgAAAACAACACCATCAGTGTGTGGAATAATGGGAAGGGTATTCCTGTAGTGGAGCACAAGGTGGAGAAGGTCTATGTGCCTGCTCTCATCTTTGGACAGCTCCTTACCTCCAGTAACTACAATGATGACCAGAAGAAAGTCACTG GTGGACGCAATGGATATGGTGCTAAGCTTTGCAACATCTTTAGCACAAAGTTCACCGTAGAGACTGCCTGTAAAGAATCAAAGAAGACCTTCAAGCAG ACTTGGTATGACAACATGGGCAGGGCAGGTGATAGTAACATCAAATCCTTTGACGGAGAGGAATACACCTGCATCACCTTCAAGCCGGACCTCGTCAAGTTTAAAATGACCATCCTGGACAAAGATACGGTGGCTCTGATGACCAGGAGGGCATACGACATCGCTGGATCCACCAAAGGTGTCCGTGTGTACTTCAACGGCAAGAAGCTGCCA ATTACAGGTTTCCGTAGCTACGTGGACATGTATGTAAAGGACAAGGTGGACGAGCTTGGCGGTGCCCTCACTGTAGTCCACGAGATTGTCAACGAGCGCTGGGAGGTCTGCCTCACCATGAGTGAGAAAGGTTTCCAGCAAGTCAGCTTTGTCAACAGCATCGCCACGACCAAG GGAGGGAGGCACATCGACTACGTGGCCGACCAGGTGGTTGGCAAGCTCATTGAAGTggtaaagaagaagaataaagcTGGGGTGGCTGTCAAGCCTTTCCAG GTGAAGAACCACCTGTGGGTGTTTGTCAATTGCCTGGTTGAGAACCCCACCTTTGACTCTCAGACCAAAGAGAACATGACTCTGCAGCAGAAGAGCTTTGGATCAACTTGTCCTCTCAGTGACAAGTTCATTAAGCAG GCTACATCCTGTGGGATTGTGGAAAGTATCATGAACTGGGTGAAGTTCAAGGCTCAGACCCAGCTAAACAAGAAATGCTCAAgtgttaaacacacaaaaatcaaAGGAGTGCCCAAACTGGATGATGCCAACGATGCAG GTGGGAAGAACTCCATCGGCTGCACACTGATCCTCACTGAGGGAGACTCGGCCAAGACACTTGCTGTGTCTGGGCTGGGAGTGGTCGGCAGGGACCGCTATGGCGTCTTCCCTCTCAGGGGAAAAATGCTCAATGTTCGGGAGGCCTCACTCAAACAG ATCATGGAGAATGCTGAAATCAACAACATCATCAAGATCCTCGGCCTTCAGTACAAGAAGAACTACAGTGACCCAGAATCCCTCAAGACCCTGCGTTATGGCAAGATCATGATTATGACAGATCAG GATCAAGATGGCTCCCACATTAAGGGCCTTCTGATCAACTTCATCCACCATAACTGGCCATCACTGCTGCGACACAACTTCCTGGAAGAGTTCATCACCCCCATCATCAAG GCATCTCACAAGAAAACTCAGCTGTCTTTCTACAGTATCCCTGAATTCAACGAGTGGAAGGAAAACCAGCCCAATTTCAAATcttggaaaataaaatactacAAAG GTTTGGGAACCAGCACATCGCAAGAAGCAAAGGAGTACTTCTCTGATATGCAGAAACACCGTATCCCATTCAAGTACTCTGGACCTGAAGACGATGAAGCTATCACCCTT GCCTTTAGCAAGAAGAAAGTGGAAGAGCGTAAAGAGTGGCTGACCAACTTCATGAACAACAGACGCCAGCGCAAGGCTCACAACCTGCCTGAG GAGTACCTGTACGGTCAGACCACCAAATCTCTTTCGTACAATGACTTTGTCAACAAGGAGCTGGTCCTTTTCTCCAACTCTGACAATGAGAGGTCAATCCCCTGCCTGGTGGATG GTATGAAACCAGGCCAGAGGAAGGTGCTGTACTGTTGCTTCAAGAGGAATGACAAGCGGGAGGTGAAGGTGGCCCAGTTGGCCGGCTCGGTGGCTGAGATGTCAGCCTACCACCATGGAGAG GTCTCTCTGATGATGACCATTGTTGGTTTGGCCCAGAACTTTGTCGGAAGCAACAACTTGAACCTGCTGCAGCCTCTGGGTCAGTTTGGAACCAGGTTGCATGGTGGCAAGGACTCCGCCAGCCCTCGATACATCTTCACCATGCTCAG CTCCCTGGCCCGCCTCGTTTTCCCATCTGTGGACGACAACCTGCTCAAGTACAACTATGATGACAACCAGCGCGTAGAGCCGGAGTGGTACATGCCCATCATCCCCATTGTGCTGGTGAACGGCTCCGAAGGTATTGGCACAGGCTGGGCCAGCAAGCTCCCCAACTACGACATCCGAGAGATCGTCAGCAACATCCACCGCATGCTCAACGGTGATGAGCCTCTGCCCATG CTTCCAAACTACAAAGGCTTCAAAGGGACAATTGAGCAGGTGATGGACAACCAGTACATCAACAGTGGAGAGGTGGCCATCATTGATTCAACCACCATTGAGATCTCTGAATTGCCAGTCAAAACCTGGACGCAG GCCTACAAGGAGAACGTGCTGGAGCCAATGTTGAATGGCACAGAGAAGGCCCCTCCTCTGATCACAGACTACAAGGAATACCACACTGACACCACTGTGCGCTTTGTGATTAAGATGACCGCAGAGAAGCTGAGTGAAGCAGAGGCTGCTGGTCTCCACAAAGTCTTCAAACTACAGACCGCCCTCACCTGCAACTCTATG gTTCTGTTTGACCATGTGGGCAGCCTGAAGAAGTATGAGTCTGTGCAGGATATTCTCAAAGACTTCTTTGAGTTGAGGATGAAGTACTACATGCTGAGAAAGGACTGGTTGGTTGGCATGCTGGGGGCAGAGAGTGCTAAACTCACCAATCAGGCCCGCTTCatcctggagaaaatccagGGCACCTTGGTCATTG AGAACAAGCCAAAGAAGGAACTCATTCGCATGCTGCAGCAGATGGGCTACGACTCTGACCCAGTCAAGGCTTGGAAAGAGGCTCAAGAGAAG AACCAGGAAGAAGAggtggtggaggaagaggaagaggaggaaacgGAGAAGGACACCAGCGGGCCAGACTACAACTACCTGCTGAGCATGCCCATGTGGTACTTGACCAAAGAGAAGAAAGATGAGCTGTGCAAGCAGAGGGATGCTAAG ATGACAGAGCTGAACACGCTGAAGAAGAAGTCTCCAGCCGACCTGTGGAAGGAAGACCTCGCTGCTTTCTGCGAGGAACTGGAG AACATTGAGGCCAAAGAGAAGGAGAACGCCAGCATGCCCATCGTTAAAAAGGGGGCTGGAAGAGGCAAAGCAGTGAAGGTGAAGCAAGAGACTCTGCCCACACCACAGGGTCGCCGCGTCGTCCCGCGTGTCACCAGCACCATGAAAGCTGAAGCTAACAGGAAGGCTGATCTCAAGAAAGGAGAAGGCAAGAGGGGCAGGAAAGTCAAG ACTGAAGACGTCGTGATGAAGATGGAGTTTGGAGAAGATGCTGAGAACACAGAGCCAAGTGAAGAGATGGGCTTGGCTGCACGACTTGGCAAGAAAACTAAAACCCAGACAAAGGAAAAAG cagcatcgaAGACCAGCAAGCAGGGCACTCTTCAGTTTCAACCCGTTGCCAAGAAGACCAAGAAGAATCCGTGGTCAGATGAGGAGTCTGGCAGTCTGTCCAACAGTGAAATCGAGGCAGAGGAAGTGGCTGCCCCCAGAGAGCGAGTCGAACGCAAAACTAAAG ctgcggtgaagtacAACATGTCCGACAGTGAAAATGAATTTGATGACTGGGGAAAGGAGGGCGCTCCAAAGCGGAAAGCTGCCATCAGcgacgatgatgatgacagcTTTGTCCCCGAGCCCATGGCTGACAGCGAAGTTGACTCTCCAGCCCCTCCCCCCAAAGCTCCAGAACCCAT GAAGAAAACAGTAAAGAGCAAATCTACAGTGAAACAAGCTAAAACCACTTCAAGCT CTCAATCAGATGATCAGGTGCCTGCACCCAAGGCTCCAGTTCAACGTAAAACAAAGGAGGCAGCACCCAAgaaggctgctgctgctaagaAACCAGCTGCACCCAAGAAGAAGGCTACAG ACGCAAAGCAGCCATCCATCCTGGATGCTCTGTCCAAGTCCAAACCTGCGTCCAACACAGCTGCCAAGAAGGTCCCTTCATTTGACTCCAGTGACTCAGAGGGTGAAGTCAAAGCTCCAGTTACAAAGGCCAAGCCTATTGTGAAACGGAAACAGATCGCCAGCGACGACTCCGACAGCAGCTCAGACAACCTCATGTCACGCATCAAGGGCAAAACAACTGCCAACAAG AAAATCAAGAAGTGGGACGATGATGAAAGCTTCCAGGTTTCGGACCAGGAAGAAGCAGCTCCTGTATCCAAGGCACCGCGAGACAAGCCCTCACGTGCCCGCAAACCTGTAACCTACAACCTGGACTCAGATTCAGATGAAGACTTTTAA